The genomic segment CTCCTTAGCATAGAGGCAACCGTTTGGATCTAAGCTGCTTCAGAGGGTAATTTaggtaggaaaaaaaaaaaacaggtgtATGATCCGAGCTGTTCTAGGAATATGTTCTAATCTATTAATTACTTACAGTGATtctaaaaaatcaataaaagaGTATTGGTCAGAGGAACTACTGTATCGTTTCTAGCATTCCAAAACTTCAAGGGTGTACCTTGGCATTACCTGCATGATTCCTTTCAGATTATTAGTAAAGATCCTCCATAGTTATACTGTTATCTTGCAACACAAAAAAGGATGGTTGATTGTCTATGCCTCTACTCCACACATATAACATCTAGAATATAAGCGGAAGCCCCTCTTGATTAGGTTATCCTAGGTTAAAACTGCTTTCCTGGCCATGAACCATGTGAAGCTAGGTCTGATACAGAATTTATGAAGATATTTGCTTGTTCTAGGCTATGCACCTGCTTGCAAGCTGGTGTTTCGCAATTTCTAGCCTTAAAGAATAgtttgtttatgactaataagCATTCATCCAGTGAAGATTGAAAATTTATAGTTAAGCGTTAATGTAATGTCCTCCATTAGATTTATAGCccgtttggccaagcttctaggATGCCAAAAGTgtttattcttttaaaaaatgtttattttagagagttgaggtgtttgaccaagcttttaaaaaattagaagtgcttttgagtagtagcagaagctgtttttcaaaagctaaaaaaagtAGCTTTTCTCTTGAAGCACTTTTGGGACCTTGGGCAAGTACAAATTACTGCTCTAATATtgcaaaagtgcttttcaagtTGATTATATAAACACAAACTGCTACTCACCAAAGTGCTTTTTCGAAAAACACTTCTGACAAACAACTCTTCTCAAAATAAGCAAATTTtgaagtttggccaaacaggctattaatcTGATAGCTCAATGCTTTTAAACCCCACCTGCCTTTTAACGCTTTTGcgggatgaagaagaagttaATTTGGATTGCTGATGAGAATCTTATCATTTTCTCTCATAAACTTTTTGGCGTCGTGTTTTATATAGGATAAATGGAGAAATTTAAACGTTAGTGCCAATGGACAAGGACCAAGAGATAAATCAAGGACCCAAAAAGTGAAGGCTAATCCTGATGCTGCAGCAGCTCCATTGGTCATCACACAGGCCCCTGTTTCTACCACTCTAGTTCCAGTTCCACAAGATGCATCAGCAGACACCGTCATGGAAGATTCTTCAAAATGCGCATTAGATGGAAAAACTGCTTCGAAGTTTGTCTTTCTGGATTTCCTTTTCAAATTATTGAATAGTCCAGGGATTGAGACTTGTTAAATCCGTATCCTTTTTTTGAGAATGTACTTGTTAAATCCGTATCCTTTTGAAATAATGAATGCATTTCCTTTAGACTTTTCTAATTTAATCACACCGATGTGGGGAAAAGCTAAGCGGTagttatttttgtttgaattgTATAAAGTGCATCATTATGGTAATCTATTAACTGCTGATTCTGGTGTGAAGCAATTTGGTCTGTTGTGGATAGACGGGCACAAATATGTGATATACCGAATGTCCTTTTACTAGACAAATAAAGAGTCTTGTATCTCAGATTGACCTTATTAGAAATCCTGTGATGATTTCTCATCATTTCATTTCTTGGTATCTCAAAAGAGTACCTCTTTGAATTCTGATGAATGCTCATGATTTATTTTCCTGGACTTGTAATCTACTGTAGAGAACCACTTGCATCTCCTACCAAAGGTCCCGTCCTGacccccaccccctcccaaaaagaaattaaaaaaaaacataaagaaatataaaaaataaaagaaatggaAAAGAGAAGTATAAGTGAATATATAGGTGGAAGAGCAAATATTTTAGTGCTTGATAGTCATTTATGTacattacctttttttttttttttttttggtctttgtTCCTAGTAATTCTATTCATGTTTCTTGAGAGAATATTATTGCTTTATTCGTAGGTACAATCAGATGATATATGACGCACTCTCAAGTCTAAAAGAGCCAAACGGATCAGACACAAGCACAATAGTTAACTTCCTTGAGGTATACAGAGACATCATTATACTTTCTGGTTTCTCTTTTGGCTTTTCTAACCATCTAATTGGTACTTGACACTTGCATATATCCCTTGACATTCAAATAGGCTGTTACTTATACTTTACTAGAAGCACTATGATTTAGGCAATCACTCTGATTTTGACCATTTATCAGAAATGAATTTTAAGTTATCCATAGGTAGATAAGAGTACGATGCGATAATAACAATAAGATAGCAATTTATAAAACAGTTACAGTTTCAAGGGAATTTAAGTTAATAATTTGACATATATAGGGGATGGAGAGACTGTTTTTGTCCAACATAAAGACGTAAAGATTTTGTGTTTGTGTTCTTGCTTACATCTTCTATGTTTTCTTCGTCACACTTGAAAGACATGGACAGACAGGATGTACTTACCATCCCTCGGGATATCCAGCATTTGATCCTCAGTCCCTCTTGTGGAAAACAGAGCTAGTATTCATTTCAGGAAAATATTTCAACTTTGGCAAAGAAATCAATTCAATTTGGTTAATAAACAGAAAGAAAAATGTTCACCCGTTGCCTAATGAGAAATAGTTGCAGACCTGCAGTTCATATTGGAAAATAACTGCAGAAATATGTCATATGGagttcaaaattttgagttttaatAATTCcaattgttgttttcttttgtcGGATAAAATAGATATCACATTATTGCAGAACTATGCATTAACTGAAGGGGACATTTCTTATCGTTTTTGTATCTACTGCAGCAAAGACATGAGGTTCCCCCAAACTTCAGAAGGCTGCTGAGTTCTAGGCTGAGGAGGCTTGTTCAACAAGACAAACTTGAAAAGGTcaccttattattattattattttttttttttaaattatcagCTGGGTCACTGATAACAATTACTTTTGCAACTGCTTTTGTTCCGAGATTAGTCTGAATTATTAACATAAAGATGTCCGTGCTTGTTCCCCAAATTTCTTGAAGAACTATCAAATAAAAGTTGTCCCAAGTAGAACCCACAGGACTGAATACCCTTATAAAACTAATAGCTTGGTTGAATGAGTAAGCTAAGTTTTGGTTCCAGTTTCCAGATGTTTGAGTCTCGTGTAGTAGCACAATTAAGGTCACAATCACCAAGTTGTGCAGTATCCTGTGCATACATCATACTGTGCCTTTGGTGCTTGGGATTTTATTGAGTGAAATCTTTTGGGGCAGAGTAATACAGGAAGTGTTTTTTTGGTTATCTAATATGGTTTGGATGGAAAAGAATGATGTTTGCATCTTTCATAGTTGAGTGCTTTCACATACTACTTCTGGACATGTTCAGGTGTTTTTCAGTCATTCGTTTGTTTATTCAGCTCTTTTTGTTGGCAGATGGGTGTCATCATTGTATTGGTCAATTTATTTTTAACGTCAGTAAATTTGCATCTTCTCAGCAGCCTTTTCTTCTACACGTAATAATCTGtaataatttatggatttttgTAACTGGAATCAGAGGACAACCTAAAGAGCGTAATTGAATTAGTTGTATATTTGATGAACCACTGAATACTGCATCCTGATATTTTTCTTAAGATTGAATGTCTGAGTTGTGGCATTTTGTTTTGCGGCTTCCTCTGCAGATTGAGAATTGCTACAGGATTAAGAAAGAGGTGTTAGAAAAAACAAAGACCGCTACCCCAAAACAAAAACATGTTGGGCCAAGGCAGTTGCCAAATAGTCCCTATCTTGGTGACACTGCCGAAGAAGCAGCAATCACTGCTGCCTATAAGGTCGCAGAAGCTGAAAATAAATCATTTGTAGCCGCTGAAGCGGCCAAGGAAGCTGAGAGAGTCTCAAAGATGGAGGAAGACAGTGATAACTCACTGCAGGTGTATAAGGATATCTTCGAGAAATGTATGTTTCTTCCTATTCATCTtgtttgtatgtgttgtatTTTAAATTGTCTTGCGAGACATTTGttcatatctttattttcttgcatcaACAGGTTCACATGGCGAAATTGTGCTGCTAATGGCATGATATgtcatttcccctattttgtgaAGTCGGATATCAGCTGTTCAGAACCTCTAAAGTAGTAATTATTATTCTATTCGTAGCAACTAGTGATATGCAGTTTGTTAAAATTATGTATTAGTGATGACCTTTGCACAGATCCTCGCCTCCTATTATGTATTCTATGTAACAAAAAATAGAGAGGGATAGAGAGATGATTATAAAACTAGAGTTTTGATGCTTGTAAATCGTGCAGTTCTTTCTACCTGGAAAATTCGATAAAGAGTACTCTGCTTTTACTTTCTGCTGAGTAGGTTTGGCCCAACTTCAGCGTATTTATCACGTTTCGAAGTTGACAAAGCCGAGGTTGGTTCATCACATAAGTATGCTTCATAATGACAAACCTCTACCGTCAGGTGTAACCATATTTGTCATAATTGTTCTACTGGCAGTAGCTAACTGGGTTGAAGATTATGTCTCACAAACGAGGAATAACAAAATATCTTATTACAAGATGCATTGGACTTCACAATAAAACCGACTGTATTCGATTAATTTGAACTGTTTTTTCCTCTCTTGCAGGCTAATGCCTTGCATATAACGCATCTAGCTCCTTGCTATTAGACTTATTTGGAGTTCCAGCTATtaccttaattttcttttttaaggcCGTATTTTAATGGCAACAGGCATGCCATGATAACTCTCTGGATAGCCTATCAGGGTAAATGCAAATAGTAGGACGTAGTTTTTCCTCTGAAGCGTCTTATTAGTTCGTAGCTGTGAAGTGTCACATTGCAGCAAGGTGCGCCCGAGGAATCTCGTTCTTGTGATGTTTGCTTAATCTCCAAATGATCTAAGTAGAGAAGaaatcctcttttttttttttttttttttgggtaaagaGAAGAAATCCTCTTCTTTTATGGAGATAGTAATCATGTTCAACGATCCCAATAAAGTTGTTAGCATAAATGCTAAAGCTTAGTGCTAAGTACTAAAAGGAGGTCGCAAtgcataaacttcaaatcactGATATCAaagtcaaattttaattttctcgCTGTCAAATATATTAGCAAGAAGAATATTTTCTTCTGATACTAAATTAAACAAGCATTCTTTCCATAACTATAAGGTCAAATCACATTGGTCTCACTTTCTCTTTTCGCATCAGATACTATGTTACTGCTTTAACATGCCGAACAAAATAAGAACAGGGGCCATTACATAGCACTATGCTATGAAGCTAGTAATCCTGTTCAGCGATCCCCACAAAAGCTGTTAACATAATGTTAAGTACTAAAGAAAGGAGGTTCCAATGCAGACTTCAAATCAACTATATGTCCAAATCCTTCTTCGGCTGCATAATAGCAAGACAGAGAGGGAGAGTCAGTAACTTGCAACTGCTGAAAATTAGTCATTCTGTGAGCAATAAAGCCCCAGCAGAGACCACAAGACTCCTAATGCACTAACAGAATATGTGATCTCATttacctttttcccttcaaattagTTAAGCATTTTTCCGAACCATCCTAAAAATCAATAACCCAAGAGAAGAATGACATGCATTCTTTAATCAACATGCatacaaattatttaattatgacAAAACAACGCTGATAATGCATTCTTTGACAGGTAAGCAAATAGCACACGGTGATAAGAAATGTGACTTCCAAGGACTGTTTATTAATGTGGGGAACGACTCTATGAAAGCTTTACAGATTAtttgaaaatacaaaaataGTAGTTCTCATAATACCTTTGGCCTGATGATTGGGAACTCCAGACTATTGTCCAGATCTTCCACCACTTTAGCTTGAAAAAGGTCCCTTTTCCCATCACATGTCTTGATGGAAAAGGTCACATAGAAAATGTAGTAACGACAGCCACCTCCATTCACTTTCAAAACGTCCTCGATCTTATGATCAGTGCCCTAAAATGAGTACAAGGTAACTTTCTCagcttttctagattttttttttaaaaaaaaaaaagaaga from the Lycium ferocissimum isolate CSIRO_LF1 chromosome 11, AGI_CSIRO_Lferr_CH_V1, whole genome shotgun sequence genome contains:
- the LOC132037610 gene encoding telomere repeat-binding factor 4, which produces MGNPKQKWTSEEEEALRAGVAKHGAGKWKNIQRDPEFNHLLYSRSNIDLKDKWRNLNVSANGQGPRDKSRTQKVKANPDAAAAPLVITQAPVSTTLVPVPQDASADTVMEDSSKCALDGKTASKYNQMIYDALSSLKEPNGSDTSTIVNFLEQRHEVPPNFRRLLSSRLRRLVQQDKLEKIENCYRIKKEVLEKTKTATPKQKHVGPRQLPNSPYLGDTAEEAAITAAYKVAEAENKSFVAAEAAKEAERVSKMEEDSDNSLQVYKDIFEKCSHGEIVLLMA